A single region of the Actinomycetota bacterium genome encodes:
- a CDS encoding metal-dependent hydrolase — MFFFAHLGFTAAPAALVSTWWGENRGFVSRAPDLRWLLAGAVLPDIIDKAVGEVLFKPHFENGRIFAHTFALSLLLLVAGTYGLKRRGDSRILLLACGVAGHLVLDRIWTEAATAWWPAMGPFLRYPSQGTIIEQILEYLRDPMFWSTEIAGAALLVISLRYLGVKNWRTLKGFVVSGVSPSLTPFAFPRGCT; from the coding sequence ATGTTCTTCTTCGCCCACCTCGGTTTCACCGCCGCCCCCGCCGCCCTGGTCTCCACCTGGTGGGGAGAGAACCGCGGCTTCGTGTCAAGGGCGCCGGACCTGAGGTGGCTGCTGGCCGGGGCGGTACTGCCGGACATCATCGACAAGGCGGTGGGGGAAGTCCTCTTCAAGCCCCACTTCGAGAACGGCCGCATCTTCGCCCACACCTTCGCCCTCTCCCTGCTCCTCCTCGTCGCCGGCACCTATGGCCTGAAGAGGCGGGGGGACAGCCGCATCCTCCTTCTGGCCTGCGGGGTGGCCGGCCACCTGGTGCTGGACCGCATTTGGACCGAGGCCGCCACCGCCTGGTGGCCCGCCATGGGGCCCTTCCTGCGCTACCCCTCACAGGGGACCATCATCGAGCAGATCCTTGAGTACCTGCGAGACCCCATGTTCTGGTCCACCGAGATCGCGGGAGCGGCGCTGCTCGTCATCTCCCTGCGCTACCTGGGAGTGAAGAACTGGCGCACCCTCAAGGGCTTCGTGGTTAGCGGTGTCTCGCCCTCCCTGACCCCGTTTGCCTTCCCCCGCGGATGCACATAG
- a CDS encoding ribonuclease HI family protein, with amino-acid sequence MEKRKSKKSVVEAAFQGARRFEELHVFVDGAARGNPGPAAIGVLVLTREDRRVAAFGEAIGQTTNNYAEYTALVHALRLLSVFEVDRLRIYTDSELMAMQVKGEYRVREKTLHSLNAQVMSMLLRYRDWKITHVPRAENAVADELANRALDEGAPVQGFPARKPLSPPEGQEELFAEEEPELEPGPELEPEA; translated from the coding sequence GTGGAGAAGAGAAAGAGCAAAAAGAGCGTGGTGGAGGCGGCCTTCCAGGGAGCGAGGCGATTCGAGGAGCTGCACGTCTTTGTCGATGGGGCAGCGCGGGGAAACCCCGGGCCCGCCGCCATCGGGGTGCTCGTGCTCACCCGCGAGGACAGGCGGGTCGCCGCCTTCGGGGAGGCCATCGGCCAGACCACCAACAACTACGCCGAGTACACCGCCCTGGTGCACGCGCTGCGGCTGCTCTCCGTCTTCGAGGTGGACCGGCTGCGCATCTACACCGACAGCGAGCTCATGGCCATGCAGGTCAAGGGGGAGTACCGCGTCAGGGAGAAGACCCTGCACAGCCTCAACGCCCAGGTCATGTCCATGCTGCTGCGCTACCGGGACTGGAAGATCACCCATGTACCCCGCGCGGAGAACGCCGTCGCGGACGAGCTGGCCAACCGGGCACTCGACGAGGGAGCCCCGGTGCAGGGCTTTCCCGCCCGAAAACCGCTCTCTCCCCCCGAGGGCCAGGAGGAGCTCTTCGCGGAGGAAGAGCCGGAGCTGGAACCTGGACCTGAGTTGGAGCCGGAGGCGTAA
- a CDS encoding aldehyde ferredoxin oxidoreductase family protein, which yields MKGFTTRYLEVDLGSGQTQIKELEEEVYRKYIGGTGIGAYLFAKELDPLVDPLSPANPLMFINGPLTGTSFPGSGRSSVVAMSPLTGLWGECNVGGSFGAAVKLAGYDGIIFKGRADKPVMFWLDGDMAELRDASHLWGMDAYETNERLQEELKGSGGSVRTMQIGPAGENGVRFAAIVNEIGSVAGRCGLGAVMGSKNLKAVAVRGGGKMKYADPEAAKALSKRLAEKLKGGILAGTLHEMGTNGALDTGMLSGDVPVKNWSVGEWLDALDTLNSFYYNDNILVKIIGCYACSVRCKRVVKVEEGPFAMHEHAGPEYETVCMMGTNIMNPSLEAVAKANDLCNRLGMDTIAMGAVIALLMEAQEKGIANPDRTGLDFTWGNMEAALEAIRLTSAREGFGENMARGSLALATELGAPELAVTVRGLDFPAHDPRGYHGYGLGYVMSARGACHLNSVNLLAEGGMGSWPEVGLKGPFKGMTSKGKAELTWKCLAIGQLFNSLCMCEFIGAFLNLDDQVEMMRVATGFDFTLDELMECGWRIWYLKRHILNLRGSGRNDDVLPPKALTPTEDGTNAGSVPDMERMLTEIYELAGLDEEGRIPASKLEL from the coding sequence ATGAAAGGTTTTACCACACGCTACCTCGAGGTCGACCTGGGTAGCGGCCAGACACAGATTAAGGAACTCGAGGAGGAGGTCTACCGGAAGTATATAGGGGGCACGGGCATCGGCGCATACCTCTTCGCAAAGGAGCTTGATCCCCTGGTGGACCCTCTCTCGCCCGCTAATCCTCTCATGTTCATAAACGGTCCCCTCACCGGGACCAGTTTTCCCGGCAGCGGCAGGTCCTCGGTGGTGGCAATGTCCCCGCTCACCGGCCTGTGGGGCGAGTGCAACGTGGGCGGGTCCTTCGGCGCGGCGGTGAAGCTGGCCGGCTACGACGGCATCATCTTCAAGGGCAGAGCGGACAAGCCGGTTATGTTCTGGCTGGACGGCGATATGGCGGAGCTGCGCGACGCCTCCCACCTCTGGGGCATGGACGCCTACGAGACCAACGAGCGGCTGCAGGAGGAGCTGAAGGGGAGCGGCGGCAGCGTGCGCACCATGCAGATCGGGCCCGCGGGCGAGAACGGAGTGCGCTTCGCGGCCATCGTCAACGAGATCGGGAGCGTCGCGGGCCGCTGTGGCCTGGGTGCGGTGATGGGCTCCAAGAACCTCAAGGCGGTGGCGGTGCGGGGCGGCGGCAAGATGAAATACGCCGACCCCGAGGCGGCCAAGGCGCTGAGCAAGCGCCTGGCCGAAAAGCTCAAGGGCGGCATCCTGGCCGGCACCCTGCACGAGATGGGGACCAACGGCGCCCTGGACACCGGCATGCTCTCGGGGGACGTGCCGGTGAAGAACTGGAGCGTCGGGGAGTGGCTGGACGCCCTCGATACCCTCAACTCCTTCTACTACAACGACAACATCCTCGTGAAGATAATCGGATGCTACGCATGCAGCGTACGCTGCAAGCGTGTGGTCAAGGTGGAAGAGGGGCCCTTCGCCATGCACGAGCACGCAGGGCCGGAGTACGAGACGGTGTGCATGATGGGGACCAACATCATGAACCCCAGCCTGGAAGCCGTGGCCAAGGCCAATGACCTCTGCAACCGCCTGGGCATGGACACCATCGCCATGGGGGCGGTCATCGCGCTGCTAATGGAGGCCCAGGAGAAAGGCATCGCGAATCCGGACCGCACCGGCTTGGACTTCACGTGGGGCAACATGGAAGCTGCCCTGGAGGCCATCCGCCTCACCTCCGCCCGCGAGGGTTTCGGCGAGAACATGGCCCGGGGTTCCCTGGCCCTGGCCACTGAGCTGGGTGCGCCGGAACTGGCAGTCACCGTACGCGGCCTCGACTTCCCGGCCCACGACCCCCGCGGCTACCACGGCTACGGCCTGGGATACGTCATGAGCGCCCGCGGCGCCTGCCACCTCAACTCCGTCAACCTGCTGGCGGAGGGGGGCATGGGCTCCTGGCCCGAGGTGGGTCTGAAAGGGCCTTTCAAGGGCATGACCAGCAAGGGCAAGGCGGAGCTGACCTGGAAGTGCCTGGCCATCGGACAGCTCTTCAACTCGCTGTGCATGTGCGAGTTCATCGGAGCATTCCTCAACCTGGACGACCAGGTGGAGATGATGCGCGTCGCCACCGGCTTCGACTTCACCCTGGACGAGCTCATGGAATGCGGCTGGCGCATCTGGTACCTGAAGCGGCACATCCTCAACCTGCGTGGTTCCGGGCGCAACGACGACGTGCTGCCGCCCAAGGCCCTGACCCCCACCGAGGACGGGACCAACGCCGGCTCGGTACCCGACATGGAGAGGATGCTCACCGAGATTTACGAACTCGCGGGGCTGGACGAGGAAGGCAGGATCCCCGCCTCCAAGCTCGAGCTGTAA
- a CDS encoding HAD-IA family hydrolase → MPDASSDTLKNLSVLLFDLDGTLADTIELIIFCFRETLRILELPPRSDGQILSEIGRPLHLQARDIDRGRADEIFSLYQNLYSQHHDEMVREFPGIRESLAGLRERGYRLGVVTSKRDFSALPDLAFFRLDGFFEVVITADDTTLHKPHPEPVLEALDRLATVPAQATFIGDSPYDLRCARAAGVLAGAVAWGPFARETLEAERPDYWIPDPPALLTLFPGI, encoded by the coding sequence TTGCCGGACGCATCGAGTGACACGCTCAAGAACCTGAGCGTCCTCCTCTTTGACCTCGACGGCACCCTGGCCGACACCATCGAGCTCATCATATTCTGCTTCCGCGAGACCCTGCGCATCCTGGAGCTGCCGCCGCGCAGCGACGGACAGATCCTCTCGGAGATCGGGCGTCCCCTGCATCTGCAGGCTCGGGACATCGACCGGGGGCGCGCCGACGAGATATTCTCCCTCTATCAGAACCTCTACTCGCAGCACCACGACGAGATGGTGCGCGAGTTCCCCGGCATCAGGGAATCCCTGGCCGGGCTTCGCGAGAGGGGATACCGGCTGGGGGTGGTGACCTCCAAGCGCGACTTCAGCGCCCTCCCCGATCTCGCGTTCTTCCGCCTGGACGGGTTCTTCGAGGTGGTGATCACCGCCGACGATACCACCCTGCACAAGCCCCACCCCGAACCGGTGCTCGAGGCTCTGGACCGCCTGGCGACCGTGCCCGCGCAGGCCACCTTCATCGGCGACAGCCCATACGACCTGCGCTGCGCCCGCGCCGCCGGCGTGCTCGCGGGAGCGGTGGCCTGGGGACCTTTCGCCCGCGAGACACTGGAGGCGGAGAGGCCGGACTACTGGATACCCGACCCGCCGGCCCTCCTCACCCTCTTCCCCGGCATCTGA
- a CDS encoding Nif3-like dinuclear metal center hexameric protein: MTCSVSDIIALMEEIAPPGSAEDWDSAGLQLGSARAKIDKVLTSLDFTPEVLREARGMEAGLVVCHHPPIFHPLRRLVTDEPGTALLSDALLAEVAVYAAHTSLDASPHGVNAALADLFGLRDRRPLTAPPREAYKLVTFVPPEHAAAVSAALFATGAGVIGGYTGCSFRVEGTGTFTPGPGTDPAYGDASGPNQVKEIRLEVAVETGREDAAVAALLASHPYEEVAYDLYRVHNPSGAGMGVVGDLPVPVSLGELADRCRELLENPTLRVAGELSAAVSRVAVCGGSGGGLTSEALRSGAQVFVSGDIGYHQAQEVAAAGLAVIDAGHYHTERPAVPRLAELLARRAREAGLTVEIIASEVNTCPWIDGGSE; the protein is encoded by the coding sequence ATGACCTGCAGCGTAAGCGACATCATCGCCCTTATGGAGGAGATCGCCCCTCCCGGCTCTGCCGAGGACTGGGACAGCGCCGGCTTGCAGTTGGGCTCGGCGCGGGCAAAGATAGACAAGGTCCTCACCTCACTGGATTTCACCCCGGAGGTGCTACGGGAGGCGCGCGGGATGGAGGCCGGTCTCGTCGTCTGCCACCACCCGCCCATCTTCCATCCCCTGCGCCGCCTGGTCACGGACGAACCCGGCACGGCGCTGCTGAGTGACGCCCTCCTCGCGGAGGTGGCGGTCTATGCCGCCCACACCAGCCTGGACGCCTCCCCCCACGGGGTCAACGCGGCCCTGGCCGACCTCTTCGGGCTGCGTGACCGGCGCCCGCTGACGGCACCGCCACGGGAGGCGTACAAGCTGGTCACCTTCGTCCCACCAGAGCACGCGGCCGCGGTGAGCGCCGCGCTCTTCGCAACCGGCGCGGGGGTCATCGGCGGCTACACCGGCTGCTCCTTCCGGGTGGAGGGGACGGGCACCTTCACGCCGGGGCCCGGCACCGACCCAGCCTACGGCGACGCCTCCGGTCCCAACCAGGTGAAAGAGATCCGCCTGGAGGTGGCGGTGGAAACGGGGAGGGAGGACGCTGCGGTCGCGGCGCTGCTGGCGAGCCACCCCTACGAGGAGGTCGCCTACGACCTCTACCGCGTGCATAATCCGTCGGGCGCCGGCATGGGAGTCGTGGGCGACCTGCCCGTCCCCGTGAGCCTGGGTGAACTGGCGGACAGGTGCCGCGAGCTGCTGGAAAACCCTACGCTGCGTGTCGCCGGTGAACTCTCCGCCGCGGTGTCCCGCGTCGCCGTCTGCGGGGGGAGCGGCGGGGGACTGACCTCGGAGGCCCTGCGGTCCGGCGCCCAGGTATTCGTCAGCGGCGACATCGGCTATCATCAGGCACAGGAGGTCGCGGCGGCTGGCCTGGCGGTGATCGACGCTGGCCACTACCATACCGAGAGGCCGGCGGTGCCGCGCCTGGCGGAGCTGCTGGCGCGGCGGGCCCGGGAAGCGGGGCTCACGGTGGAGATTATCGCTTCGGAAGTAAATACTTGCCCCTGGATCGATGGAGGTAGCGAGTGA
- a CDS encoding metallophosphoesterase, translating to MAKNTYIVSDLHIGAGDYLDDFDEDAGFREFLDTAAARRNAELIINGDFIDFVAVNLEKHSARPFSRLGGTEAESVAKLERVLGAHPDIFISLRVFMEKGHRIVLVPGNHDVDLFWPRVRDRLVEELGGPDSDHFHFESSGIYRSGALYVEHGNQYYADSVFEDFTHPFLRDPKTGEQRLERSWGNCFLEYFSNGMMSERNPFINNVRPIPNMVFLGLQDESLWFKMAYAYKLLHFMSRVGFPPFKESRDLLQRKREGRIDSWGYTRKRFMDLVSGRGKVELQGLEDAEALSLEFPPEDEEDGNAQDGLLLDSLATREDALSVAAREILLSEEGVDAVVMGHDHRYYSNELQPVLGGRKGKYYVNTGTWIPMLFLTRTKRQLRWRDLEDESLYQQLLTYAVARKGLHGTTVSLRRIA from the coding sequence ATGGCCAAGAACACGTATATCGTCAGCGACCTGCACATCGGGGCGGGCGATTACCTGGACGATTTCGACGAGGACGCGGGGTTCAGGGAGTTCCTCGACACCGCGGCCGCCCGCCGCAACGCGGAGCTGATCATCAACGGCGACTTCATCGACTTCGTGGCGGTCAACCTGGAGAAGCATTCGGCGCGCCCTTTCTCGCGCCTGGGTGGCACCGAGGCCGAGTCCGTGGCCAAGCTGGAGCGGGTTCTGGGGGCGCACCCCGACATCTTCATCTCCCTGCGCGTGTTCATGGAGAAGGGGCACCGCATCGTCCTGGTGCCCGGCAACCACGACGTGGACCTCTTCTGGCCGCGGGTACGCGACCGTCTCGTGGAAGAGCTGGGGGGTCCGGACTCCGACCACTTCCATTTCGAGTCCAGCGGCATCTACCGCTCCGGCGCGCTCTACGTCGAACACGGCAACCAGTACTACGCCGACAGCGTCTTCGAGGACTTCACCCACCCCTTCCTGCGAGACCCCAAGACGGGCGAGCAGCGGCTGGAGCGCAGCTGGGGCAACTGTTTCCTGGAATACTTTTCCAACGGGATGATGAGCGAGCGCAACCCCTTCATCAACAACGTGCGCCCCATCCCCAACATGGTCTTCCTGGGCCTGCAGGACGAGAGCCTGTGGTTCAAGATGGCCTACGCCTACAAGCTGCTGCACTTCATGTCCCGGGTGGGCTTCCCGCCGTTCAAGGAGAGCCGGGACCTGCTGCAACGCAAGCGCGAGGGCCGCATCGACTCCTGGGGCTACACCCGCAAACGTTTCATGGACCTGGTCTCGGGGCGTGGAAAGGTGGAGCTGCAGGGGCTGGAGGACGCGGAGGCGCTCTCCCTCGAATTTCCCCCGGAGGACGAGGAGGACGGCAACGCCCAGGACGGCCTGCTCCTCGACTCCCTGGCCACGCGCGAGGACGCGCTCTCGGTGGCCGCACGGGAGATACTCCTGTCGGAGGAGGGGGTGGACGCCGTGGTAATGGGCCACGACCACCGGTACTATTCCAACGAGCTGCAGCCGGTGCTCGGGGGGCGCAAGGGTAAGTACTATGTGAACACGGGGACCTGGATCCCCATGTTGTTCTTGACCCGCACCAAGCGGCAGCTGCGCTGGCGGGACCTGGAGGACGAGAGCCTCTACCAGCAGCTTCTTACCTACGCCGTGGCCAGGAAGGGGCTGCACGGCACCACCGTCTCGCTGCGCCGCATAGCCTAG
- a CDS encoding C4-type zinc ribbon domain-containing protein — translation MNELEALFRVQELDTRILELRNREEGHPLKAELDGLEEKREAAGAGLEEAMAGMEESRKKLRSIEEKVQGLDEKLSREEGKLYDGKVTNPKELRGLEAEVRSLKRKKDDLETEELEEMEAQDAKRAELEELRAAQESLQAEIAEMKALLEGELAEIVAEAAQLEKEREGLRERIDEELLEEYDRLLESKHHLAVVKVVDGVCQGCRVELPGIEYDRFLKSEGAYYCTNCGRILVK, via the coding sequence GTGAACGAGCTGGAGGCTTTGTTCAGGGTCCAGGAACTGGACACCCGCATTCTGGAGTTGCGCAACCGCGAGGAAGGCCATCCCCTCAAGGCGGAGCTGGATGGGCTGGAGGAGAAAAGGGAGGCGGCCGGGGCCGGGCTGGAGGAGGCTATGGCCGGCATGGAGGAGTCGCGAAAGAAGCTGCGGTCCATCGAGGAGAAGGTCCAGGGCTTGGATGAGAAGCTCTCCCGCGAGGAGGGCAAGCTCTACGACGGCAAGGTGACCAACCCCAAGGAGCTGCGCGGGCTGGAGGCAGAGGTTCGCTCCCTCAAGCGCAAGAAGGACGACCTGGAGACGGAGGAGCTCGAGGAGATGGAGGCCCAGGACGCGAAGAGAGCGGAGCTGGAGGAGCTGCGGGCGGCGCAGGAGAGTCTGCAGGCGGAGATCGCCGAGATGAAGGCTTTGCTCGAGGGCGAGCTGGCCGAGATCGTGGCCGAGGCCGCGCAACTGGAGAAGGAACGGGAAGGCCTGCGCGAACGGATCGACGAGGAGTTGCTGGAGGAATACGACAGGCTGCTCGAGAGCAAGCACCACCTGGCGGTGGTCAAGGTGGTGGACGGGGTGTGCCAGGGTTGCCGAGTGGAGCTGCCGGGGATCGAATACGACCGCTTTCTCAAGTCGGAGGGCGCGTATTACTGCACCAACTGCGGGCGCATTCTGGTGAAATAG
- a CDS encoding SCP2 sterol-binding domain-containing protein gives MPYFTDIQVFYDLLVGVFDELMQDDAIRQKALDSNLLVKFDYRDPEGEYWIDCRGDEVKVYPGGPGEAWEPDATLSMELDTAHAFWCGQLNLLGALSSGEIDAEGSVPKLLKMLPVIKPAYAIYIGLLKSKGLDDLIIEEDEED, from the coding sequence ATGCCGTATTTCACAGACATCCAGGTATTCTACGACCTGCTCGTGGGGGTGTTCGACGAGTTGATGCAGGACGACGCCATCCGCCAGAAGGCCCTGGACTCCAACCTGCTGGTGAAGTTCGACTACCGTGACCCGGAGGGAGAATACTGGATCGACTGCAGGGGCGACGAGGTCAAGGTATACCCGGGCGGACCTGGGGAGGCATGGGAGCCCGACGCGACCCTCTCCATGGAACTGGACACGGCGCACGCCTTCTGGTGCGGGCAGCTCAACCTGCTGGGGGCCCTCTCCAGCGGCGAGATCGACGCCGAGGGATCGGTGCCCAAGCTGCTCAAGATGCTACCGGTGATCAAGCCCGCCTACGCCATCTATATCGGTCTCCTCAAGAGCAAGGGGCTCGATGACCTGATCATCGAGGAAGATGAAGAGGACTAG
- a CDS encoding methyltransferase domain-containing protein → MPSDIWAKWLDETEREGASIDRQLHILRSQVRDRVVHKAGLALGSRVVDLGCGLGFLSLEAARIVGPQGLVYAVDSSPGALRELAGRAEEKGLSSLRTLQADISRLPLEDGAVDAVVARSVLSYVPDRPAVLREAARVLRPGGAISIFEPVLSEEELTMDWGDDSYLWRKLTGILARQHPAYDFGRADMVELVREAGFVEVDSFTWHADVTRRYSGEEEALEELTGSLPGELSLAVCWHRHGASGDEILRVARRLAAQSAKPSYRDILPCVYIWGFKQ, encoded by the coding sequence TTGCCGTCGGACATCTGGGCGAAATGGCTGGACGAGACGGAGCGTGAGGGCGCGTCGATAGACCGCCAACTGCACATCCTGCGCTCACAGGTGAGGGACCGCGTCGTGCACAAGGCCGGCCTCGCGCTGGGCTCCCGGGTCGTCGATCTCGGGTGCGGCCTGGGATTTCTCTCCCTTGAAGCGGCCAGGATCGTGGGGCCGCAAGGCCTGGTATACGCGGTTGATTCCAGTCCGGGCGCGCTGCGGGAGCTGGCCGGCAGGGCGGAAGAGAAGGGTCTATCAAGCCTGCGTACCCTGCAAGCCGACATCTCCAGGCTCCCCCTGGAGGACGGAGCGGTGGACGCGGTGGTGGCGAGGTCGGTGCTCAGCTACGTCCCGGACCGTCCGGCGGTGTTGCGGGAAGCGGCGCGCGTGCTGCGTCCCGGTGGCGCCATCTCCATCTTCGAGCCGGTGCTCTCCGAGGAGGAGCTCACCATGGACTGGGGTGATGACTCCTACCTGTGGCGGAAGCTGACAGGCATCCTCGCGAGACAGCACCCGGCGTACGACTTCGGGCGGGCTGATATGGTGGAGTTGGTAAGGGAAGCCGGTTTCGTGGAAGTGGACTCTTTCACCTGGCATGCCGACGTGACACGCCGCTACAGCGGGGAGGAGGAGGCCCTGGAAGAGCTCACCGGCAGCCTCCCCGGGGAGCTGTCACTGGCGGTTTGCTGGCACCGGCACGGCGCCAGCGGCGACGAGATATTGAGGGTGGCGAGGAGGCTGGCCGCACAATCGGCCAAACCCTCCTACAGGGACATCCTGCCGTGCGTGTATATCTGGGGCTTCAAACAGTAA
- a CDS encoding NAD(P)/FAD-dependent oxidoreductase, translated as MAGEGKKVLVIGSGPGGSSVAALLQARGYSVTLLDRNEFYGGKCWSFTRDGYVVDSGVHMFSMGPSGQFGDVNRLVRGDLEWCTANPSEHLLVAGKYRLNLYQSLFDPRAALTNLATNMRIARDVIAEKITPGKMSKELDREVYRAAKKNSPLETLRAVAKIATLNPSYLAELDEITLQEFLHRITDETFPLQGISALSTLFTVIPFSELSAGEFMWCFANTFRKRTLGVPRGGSREIPGAFLRALARNGGEVRLGCEVTSITVRDGKVRGVVTSEGEEIAADIVISNAGIKRTLEMAGEESFPADYVSYVKGLKYSYAYITTKYGLDRRVVDIPAPGFFSIPAVDPDHMFDYVEEGTVPDDIFLFTPIPSEWDPYAAPPGKQLVICGVVAPIEVNKENIAHCERLLDRGEERLQAIFPQMATHIEWKMRTHIAHTASITGKPTGECIGLAQCVGQTGVHKPKPWTPVKDLWLVGTDAGARGIGTEQAAGSALYVANLLG; from the coding sequence ATGGCGGGAGAGGGAAAGAAGGTCCTGGTGATCGGTTCGGGACCAGGGGGGTCCAGCGTGGCCGCCCTGCTGCAGGCGCGCGGCTACAGCGTGACCCTGCTGGACCGCAACGAGTTCTATGGCGGTAAGTGCTGGTCGTTTACGCGCGACGGCTACGTGGTCGACTCCGGGGTGCACATGTTCTCCATGGGCCCATCCGGCCAGTTCGGCGACGTCAACCGCCTGGTGCGGGGCGACCTGGAGTGGTGTACCGCCAACCCCAGCGAGCACCTGCTGGTGGCGGGAAAATACCGCCTCAACCTGTACCAGAGCCTCTTCGACCCCCGCGCCGCCCTCACGAACCTCGCCACCAACATGCGCATCGCCAGGGACGTAATCGCGGAGAAGATCACCCCCGGTAAGATGAGCAAGGAGCTGGACCGCGAGGTATACCGCGCCGCAAAGAAGAACTCACCCCTGGAGACCCTGCGCGCGGTGGCGAAGATCGCCACGCTCAACCCCTCCTACCTGGCGGAGCTGGACGAGATCACCCTGCAGGAGTTCCTGCACCGCATCACCGACGAGACCTTCCCGCTGCAGGGCATCTCCGCGCTCTCCACCCTATTCACCGTGATCCCGTTCAGCGAGCTGAGCGCGGGCGAGTTCATGTGGTGCTTCGCCAACACCTTCCGCAAGCGGACCCTGGGCGTGCCCCGCGGCGGCTCGCGCGAGATACCCGGCGCGTTCCTGCGCGCTCTTGCGCGCAACGGCGGTGAGGTGCGCCTGGGCTGCGAGGTAACCAGCATAACCGTGCGCGACGGTAAGGTCCGCGGGGTGGTGACCTCGGAGGGCGAGGAGATAGCCGCGGACATCGTCATCTCCAACGCCGGCATCAAGCGCACCCTGGAGATGGCCGGCGAGGAGAGCTTCCCCGCCGACTACGTCTCCTACGTTAAGGGGCTCAAGTACTCCTACGCCTACATCACCACCAAGTACGGCCTGGACCGCCGCGTGGTCGACATCCCCGCGCCCGGCTTCTTCAGCATCCCCGCGGTGGACCCGGACCACATGTTCGACTACGTCGAGGAGGGCACGGTGCCCGACGACATCTTCCTCTTCACCCCCATCCCCTCGGAATGGGACCCATACGCGGCGCCCCCCGGCAAGCAGCTGGTCATCTGCGGGGTGGTGGCTCCCATCGAGGTAAACAAGGAAAACATCGCCCATTGCGAGAGGCTCCTGGACCGCGGGGAGGAGAGGCTGCAGGCGATCTTCCCACAGATGGCAACCCACATCGAGTGGAAGATGCGCACCCACATCGCCCACACCGCCTCAATCACCGGAAAGCCCACGGGAGAATGCATCGGCCTGGCCCAGTGCGTGGGCCAGACCGGAGTGCACAAGCCCAAGCCCTGGACACCGGTGAAGGACCTGTGGCTGGTGGGCACGGACGCGGGAGCGCGCGGCATCGGCACCGAGCAAGCCGCCGGGAGCGCCCTCTACGTGGCCAACCTCCTGGGCTAA
- a CDS encoding histidine phosphatase family protein, translating to MGTAYLLRHGETDYHVQKRLLGRLDVGLNETGLKQAERVRDFFDGMELAAVYCSPLRRCRETARPVAEANGLQVQVMQGLMEVDMGEWDGQLIADLFAEEGETVGKWMRNPSSVPIPGGEDFGAVRERVMAAMREITARHPGNERVLVVAHGGPIRGILCEALKMDIDDMFRLQIDLASISTVKFFDGGIPETAMVTLVNETQHLR from the coding sequence ATGGGAACAGCTTATCTGTTGCGACACGGTGAGACCGACTACCACGTCCAGAAGCGCCTGCTGGGACGCCTGGACGTCGGGCTGAACGAAACCGGGCTCAAGCAGGCCGAGCGCGTGAGGGATTTCTTCGACGGCATGGAGCTGGCTGCCGTCTACTGCAGCCCCCTGCGGCGCTGCCGGGAGACCGCCCGCCCGGTAGCGGAGGCCAACGGCCTGCAGGTACAGGTGATGCAGGGCCTGATGGAGGTGGACATGGGGGAGTGGGACGGCCAGCTCATCGCCGACCTCTTCGCGGAGGAGGGCGAGACGGTTGGCAAGTGGATGCGCAACCCCTCATCTGTGCCAATCCCAGGCGGCGAGGACTTCGGCGCGGTGAGGGAAAGGGTGATGGCTGCCATGCGGGAGATAACCGCCCGCCACCCCGGGAACGAACGCGTCCTGGTCGTGGCCCATGGCGGCCCCATTCGCGGCATCCTCTGCGAGGCGCTGAAGATGGACATCGACGACATGTTCCGCCTGCAGATAGACCTGGCCTCCATCTCCACCGTCAAGTTCTTCGACGGCGGTATCCCGGAGACGGCCATGGTCACGCTGGTCAACGAGACCCAGCACCTCCGTTGA